A genomic segment from Bacteroidales bacterium encodes:
- a CDS encoding citrate synthase, which produces MDLIEKLTRCIEQSCKVDTELFKKYDVKRGLRNQDHTGVLVGLTNIGDVVGYEMRDGKPVPVEGQLYYRGLEVRDIVKGFQEEKRHGYEEAVYLLLAGELPKSSDLSEFKKYISDRRELSMYFKNLILSLQGKDLMNMLARSVLLLYNMDEKAEDKSYPNLVAQSLDLIAKFPLFIAYAYHGMRHSYQGKTLSIRHSVPELSVAENFLYLIKGHGCYTKLDADILDLAMVLHAEHGGGNNSTFTIRVTSSSGTDTYAAVSSAIGSLKGTLHGGANLKVLGMMEHIKENVEDWEDEDEIANYLRKLVNKEVYDQSGKIYGIGHAVYTLSDPRTVLLKQKARELAREKDMMKEFHLYELIEKLAPQVINEAKPGRVHKVLCANVDFYSGFVYTCIGIPKELFTPLFAMARVTGWCAHRLEELDFKTKRIIRPAYKNVYGRQTYKHLSER; this is translated from the coding sequence ATGGATTTAATTGAAAAACTAACCAGGTGTATAGAACAGTCGTGTAAAGTGGACACGGAACTGTTCAAAAAATACGATGTCAAAAGAGGTCTGCGAAATCAGGATCATACAGGTGTCCTTGTAGGACTTACCAACATCGGGGATGTTGTTGGATATGAAATGCGTGATGGCAAGCCGGTTCCAGTGGAAGGTCAGCTTTATTACCGGGGCCTGGAAGTTAGAGATATTGTCAAAGGGTTTCAGGAGGAAAAGCGTCATGGCTATGAAGAAGCGGTATATTTGCTTTTAGCCGGAGAATTGCCCAAATCATCCGATCTATCAGAATTTAAAAAATACATATCCGACAGAAGAGAGCTTTCCATGTATTTTAAAAATCTGATCCTTTCCCTTCAGGGGAAAGATTTGATGAACATGCTGGCACGATCGGTGTTGCTGTTATATAATATGGATGAAAAAGCAGAGGATAAATCCTATCCCAACCTGGTGGCCCAAAGTCTGGACCTGATCGCAAAATTCCCTTTGTTTATCGCCTATGCCTATCATGGGATGAGGCATTCTTACCAGGGCAAAACCCTGTCGATACGTCATTCTGTTCCTGAGTTAAGTGTAGCTGAGAATTTTCTTTACCTGATCAAAGGCCATGGTTGTTACACCAAGCTTGATGCGGATATACTCGATTTGGCAATGGTGCTTCATGCAGAACACGGTGGAGGTAATAATTCTACATTTACCATCCGGGTTACCAGTTCTTCAGGAACCGATACCTATGCGGCGGTAAGTTCAGCCATCGGATCCCTTAAAGGAACGCTGCACGGCGGTGCCAACCTCAAAGTGCTGGGCATGATGGAACATATCAAGGAAAATGTTGAAGACTGGGAAGACGAAGACGAGATAGCAAACTATCTGCGGAAGTTGGTCAATAAAGAAGTGTACGACCAATCGGGTAAGATATATGGCATAGGCCATGCCGTGTATACCCTGTCTGATCCCCGAACGGTGCTGCTTAAGCAGAAAGCGAGAGAACTTGCCCGGGAAAAAGATATGATGAAAGAGTTTCATCTGTATGAGCTCATAGAAAAACTGGCGCCCCAGGTGATCAATGAAGCCAAGCCCGGACGGGTGCATAAGGTATTATGTGCCAATGTGGATTTTTATTCGGGATTTGTATATACCTGCATCGGTATACCCAAAGAATTGTTTACTCCGCTTTTTGCCATGGCCAGGGTAACGGGCTGGTGTGCCCATCGTCTTGAAGAGCTCGATTTCAAGACGAAAAGGATCATCCGCCCGGCCTATAAAAATGTGTATGGCCGGCAGACATACAAACACTTATCTGAACGGTAA